The Macadamia integrifolia cultivar HAES 741 chromosome 4, SCU_Mint_v3, whole genome shotgun sequence genome contains the following window.
GTTTCTAGAGATAGGTCCAATGTGTTAAAGAGGGGAATGTTGGGTCTTCTGATACAGGTATTGCTATTGTTGTCATTTTGAGAGATGCTTCCACCTCATGGTTCAGAAGGAAGCCCTCATGTTTTGAGAATTAGATACAAATTCAAGGAAGAATTTGAGCATGGAAGGTGCAGCTCAAGTTATTCACCAAAATTTTATGATGCCACACAGCCACAAGTTATTCATGATTGAAAGAACTGTTATAGCCTAGAGATGATCTCCAGTTTGTCCACACGTGAAAGAAATTGAATTCCTTTAATACTCAGGTTGATTGACTTGTATATCTATAGATCAACCTATCCCATAAATGGGTGGGATATACATTGTACAGAATGATGTTTTCTTCAATTTAACAGCATTTGGGGTTTCCACCTTCAATGTGGTGGCATATCGgcaaatttatttttgttcctGTTCAATATATGTTGGTCTTGAAAAAGCAGGTCACCAATGGAGGTTaattggttgattttttttttttttttcccttgaacTGTTTACCATTGTATTTGATTCATATCAATCATCCAAATAAAGTGATGACTGGTTTTCCTTTGTGAAGTATGTTCTGATTGTAAATTGAGTGAGAAAATTCAATTATTAATGAAATGTGGAGAACATTCCGTGCTTGGACGAAATTGTTACAAGTTTGATATTACAACCTACATATGCTTCTGTCATATGAGAATTACGTGGAATTCTAATGGCATTTTCAGAttcattgtcttcttttttttttttttttcattatgtaTAATGTAAAAGACATACATTTTCTTACCTTCttcaactgaaatttaaatATAAATTCGTGTCATCTCTACCAACTCGATGCATTTAAGGAATATTTCTATAAGTGTAATTTATGTCTCATGATTGATATTTggctttattttcttcattgcaTCGTTCTTTTGAATTCTAATTTTGATACAGAAAcatgaagttttctttcatagaatatttatttaaaaaaaaaaaaaattagatacgatacgatacaataaAAGCTGATTAGAGTCCCACTGTTGCCAGGGGTGGCGCATTTTATGTTGACTATATGATTTTGATAACTCTCCTATTGTCCAGTAGTGTTTTACCCATAATTGATTTAatcaaatcagaatcagattgaACCTTAGAAATCCAGAAGCAAAGGGCTATTTGGGTTAACAGGAAATGGGATCGGGCTCGGCCGTTTTCGATTTGAATACCTTGGTTGAGCCCCACATAAAAGAGCCTAGTCTGGATCAATCTAACTCCAAATTTGGCTCACCCTAAGTTGATCTCCAGACAAAAGTGCTCTCAGTCCGGTTTAAATACCCCTTCGCTAATGTTTCTAGTCGCATCTCTAGTATGGTTCAGAAAGAAAACCGGGCCTCTACGCATTGCCATTGGAGTTTTTTGGAGTGAGGAGCCGgctttgaatatatatatatatatatatatgtgtcaCCTTCTATTCGAATCCAACGGCCAATAGGCCCTCATCGGGTTTAGTTGCCCTGGACGATTTGCTCCCGATTGGAGGATACTAGTATATCTACATGTGGTGGGGCCGGAATTTTGATGGCTGAGATGGTAAACTGGTGGGGGCCACATGGGTTTTATGTATCGTTCATAAAGCCCATGATATGAGGTCATCTTTCGTCATCACAGGGAtcaactaagggcccgtttgataacgtttctattgtttctgtttcaagaaatgacagaaacataaattttcgtttctaaaaacagaaatggaattgaaggtgtttgataagtcatggttttagaagtcgatagtaaccagtgaaagaattaccacaagtcgtttccagaaatgcctaggtcgtttcttgaatcataaataagtaaaaatttttatttttatttctaaaaataaatgaaacgaaacaattttatcaaacgctttttgctctatttctactgtttctgaaaacagaaacgACATTAACGCGTTtcttaaaacgttatcaaacggccctaaGTGGTCCTccttcttctgtttttcttctctgGTCTCTCTCTCGATTCACAGTGATAGAAGCTTGAGCTTTGTAGAGTAGTAGTACTAAGAGAATAAAATCTAATAGCTGCCATGGCAATTTCCTCCACTGCTACGGCCGCAGCTTCACCGAAGCTTCTCTTTACAGCCTCCTCCCCTACTTCTTCCTTTTCATCCAATTCTACTTGTTCACCTACCTATCTTCCCGTCTCAAATGGGAGTGGCCGCACTAACGGAAGCCTCACCACGAAAGCGGTGCCTCTCCTCGCCTCCTCTTTCACCCACCCCTCCGGCATTTTCTGGTTGACTTCCACCTCCACCACCGCGGCCACCGAGATCAGGAGGAGCCACCACCGTTCCTTTACTGTTCGCGCCGCTAGGGGGAAGTTCGAGCGCAAGAAACCCCACATCAATATCGGCACCATAGGACATGTCGACCACGGCAAGACCACTCTCACCGCTGCTCTCACCATGGCTTTGGCCGCCGTCGGTAACAGTGTCCCCAAGAAATATGACGAGATCGATGCCGCCCCTGAGGAGCGGGCCAGGGGCATCACCATCAATACCGCTCACGTAGAGTACGAGACTGAGAACCGCCACTACGCCCACGTCGACTGCCCTGGCCACGCGGATTACGTCAAGAACATGATCACTGGTGCTGCTCAGATGGATGGTGCCATCCTTGTCGTCTCTGGCGCCGATGGCCCCATGCCCCAGACCAAGGAGCACATCCTTCTTGCCAAGCAGGTTGGCGTCCCTAATATGGTCGTCTTCCTAAACAAGCAGGACCAAGTCGACGATGAGGAGCTCCTCCAGCTCGTCGAATTGGAGGTCCGTGAGCTCCTCTCCTCCTATGAGTTCCCAGGTGACGATGTCCCCATAATTTCCGGTTCCGCGCTGCTAGCCTTGGAAGCCCTCATGGCCAATCCCTCAATCAAGAGAGGGGAGAACCAGTGGGTCGACAAAATCTATGAGCTTATGGATGCCGTGGACGACTACATTCCCATCCCTCAGCGCCAGACTGACCTTCCCTTCCTCCTTGCCGTCGAAGATGTCTTCTCCATTACTGGCCGTGGGACCGTGGCTACGGGTCGTATTGAGAGAGGCACCATCAAGGTCGGAGACACTGTTGACCTTGTGGGCCTTAAGAACACCCGCAACACCACCGTAACGGCTCTCGAGATGTTCCAGAAGACCCTTGACGAGGCCTTTGCCGGAGAAAATGTTGGTCTTCTTCTCCGTGGTGTCCAGAAG
Protein-coding sequences here:
- the LOC122077175 gene encoding elongation factor Tu, chloroplastic-like, coding for MAISSTATAAASPKLLFTASSPTSSFSSNSTCSPTYLPVSNGSGRTNGSLTTKAVPLLASSFTHPSGIFWLTSTSTTAATEIRRSHHRSFTVRAARGKFERKKPHINIGTIGHVDHGKTTLTAALTMALAAVGNSVPKKYDEIDAAPEERARGITINTAHVEYETENRHYAHVDCPGHADYVKNMITGAAQMDGAILVVSGADGPMPQTKEHILLAKQVGVPNMVVFLNKQDQVDDEELLQLVELEVRELLSSYEFPGDDVPIISGSALLALEALMANPSIKRGENQWVDKIYELMDAVDDYIPIPQRQTDLPFLLAVEDVFSITGRGTVATGRIERGTIKVGDTVDLVGLKNTRNTTVTALEMFQKTLDEAFAGENVGLLLRGVQKDEIQRGMVLAKPGSITPHTKFLSIVYVLKKEEGGRHSPFFAGYRPQFYMRTTDVTGKIFSIMNDKDEESKMVMPGDRVKMVVELIVPVACEQGMRFAIREGGRTVGAGVIQSIIE